A DNA window from Macadamia integrifolia cultivar HAES 741 chromosome 4, SCU_Mint_v3, whole genome shotgun sequence contains the following coding sequences:
- the LOC122076794 gene encoding uncharacterized protein YtfP isoform X7, with the protein MVIEKGKPLSKVKISGGGRCNVTNGHCADKMILAEHYPRGNKEFRGSFFSMHGPWDTISWFSDHGVELKTEDDGRVFPVSDSSSSVIDCLLFELKIIGVLLQTGKSVTNVSTTVGGKYIIKIEKRTSDPIEYVEADYLLIASGSSRQWIFLWSQGYTLATQLGHSIVDPVPSLFTFKIEDAQLAELAGVTFPKVKAKLKLENVQRQIPQLTQVGPMLITHWGLSGPVILRLSAWGARDLFSSAYEGILFVDFIPDLHLENAKSILFQHKDQFAKQKALNSFPPDFGLVKRFWKYILEREHISGDILWASVSNNSIISVVSLLKQCSFGVKGKGQFKDEFVTAGGIPLSEISLNTMESRKQPNLFFAGEVLNVDGVTGGFNFQNAWSGGYIAGTTIGKLALDSSSEMEAV; encoded by the exons ATGGTTATTGAGAAAGGGAAGCCTCTGTCGAAG GTAAAAATTTCTGGAGGAGGTCGATGCAATGTAACGAATGGGCATTGTGCAGACAAAATG ATTTTAGCAGAACATTACCCTAGGGGTAACAAGGAATTTCGAGGCTCTTTCTTCAGCATGCATGGACCGTGGGACACAATCTCTTGGTTTTCTGATCATGGGGTTGAGCTTAAG ACTGAGGATGATGGAAGGGTATTTCCTGTCAGTGACAGTTCATCTTCTGTCATTGACTGCCTTCTGTTTGAGTTGAAGATAATAGGAG TTTTACTACAGACGGGCAAATCAGTGACAAATGTGTCTACGACTGTTGGTGGGAAGTATATTATCAAGATTGAGAAACGTACTAGTGATCCTATTGAGTATGTTGAAGCTGATTATTTATTGATTGCAAGTGGGAGTAGTCGGCAG TGGATTTTTCTATGGTCACAGGGCTACACTCTTGCCACCCAACTTGGTCATTCAATTGTAGATCCAGTACCAAGTTTATTCACTTTCAAGATTGAGGATGCACAGTTGGCAGAGTTGGCTGGG GTCACCTTCCCTAAAGTTAAAGCAAAGCTAAAATTAGAAAATGTCCAAAGGCAGATACCCCAACTTACACAG GTTGGGCCCATGTTAATCACCCACTGGGGACTTAGTGGGCCAGTGATTCTCCGTTTATCTGCTTGGGGGGCACGTGATCTTTTCAGTTCAGCTTATGAGG GAATACTCTTTGTAGACTTTATCCCTGATCTACATTTGGAAAATGCAAAGTCCATCCTTTTTCAACACAAAGATCAGTTTGCA AAGCAAAAGGCTCTAAATTCATTTCCTCCGGACTTTGgcttggtgaagagattttggAAATATATTTTGGAACGCGAG CATATAAGTGGAGACATCTTGTGGGCATCCGTTTCCAATAACTCCattatttctgttgtttctttgCTGAAGCAGTGTTCATTTGGGGTGAAAGGAAAG GGTCAATTTAAGGATGAATTTGTCACTGCTGGAGGCATCCCACTATCTGAG ATCTCGTTGAACACCATGGAAAGCAGGAAACAACCGAATCTATTCTTTGCAGGAGAG GTATTGAATGTTGATGGAGTAACTGGTGGGTTCAACTTTCAG AATGCTTGGTCGGGTGGGTACATTGCTGGAACAACTATAGGTAAATTAGCTTTAGATTCCTCCTCAGAAATGGAAGCTGTTTGA
- the LOC122076794 gene encoding uncharacterized protein YtfP isoform X9 produces MRSALARFQFHFGGSLETANIFRSNGGFLFPGRGRRFIASSTSRAQQGNEQLLVVVGGGAAGIYGAIRAKTVAPHLGVMVIEKGKPLSKVKISGGGRCNVTNGHCADKMILAEHYPRGNKEFRGSFFSMHGPWDTISWFSDHGVELKTEDDGRVFPVSDSSSSVIDCLLFELKIIGVLLQTGKSVTNVSTTVGGKYIIKIEKRTSDPIEYVEADYLLIASGSSRQGYTLATQLGHSIVDPVPSLFTFKIEDAQLAELAGKQKALNSFPPDFGLVKRFWKYILEREHISGDILWASVSNNSIISVVSLLKQCSFGVKGKGQFKDEFVTAGGIPLSEISLNTMESRKQPNLFFAGEVLNVDGVTGGFNFQNAWSGGYIAGTTIGKLALDSSSEMEAV; encoded by the exons ATGAGGTCCGCCTTGGCGCGCTTCCAATTCCATTTTGGAGGTTCTTTAGAGACTGCGAATATATTCAGAAGTAATGGAGGATTCCTCTTCCCCGGCAGAGGGAGAAGATTTATTGCCTCAAGCACCTCGAGGGCTCAACAG GGAAATGAACAATTGTTGGTGGTAGTTGGAGGTGGTGCAGCTGGAATTTATGGCGCTAtcagagctaaaactgtggcaCCTCATTTGGGCGTGATGGTTATTGAGAAAGGGAAGCCTCTGTCGAAG GTAAAAATTTCTGGAGGAGGTCGATGCAATGTAACGAATGGGCATTGTGCAGACAAAATG ATTTTAGCAGAACATTACCCTAGGGGTAACAAGGAATTTCGAGGCTCTTTCTTCAGCATGCATGGACCGTGGGACACAATCTCTTGGTTTTCTGATCATGGGGTTGAGCTTAAG ACTGAGGATGATGGAAGGGTATTTCCTGTCAGTGACAGTTCATCTTCTGTCATTGACTGCCTTCTGTTTGAGTTGAAGATAATAGGAG TTTTACTACAGACGGGCAAATCAGTGACAAATGTGTCTACGACTGTTGGTGGGAAGTATATTATCAAGATTGAGAAACGTACTAGTGATCCTATTGAGTATGTTGAAGCTGATTATTTATTGATTGCAAGTGGGAGTAGTCGGCAG GGCTACACTCTTGCCACCCAACTTGGTCATTCAATTGTAGATCCAGTACCAAGTTTATTCACTTTCAAGATTGAGGATGCACAGTTGGCAGAGTTGGCTGGG AAGCAAAAGGCTCTAAATTCATTTCCTCCGGACTTTGgcttggtgaagagattttggAAATATATTTTGGAACGCGAG CATATAAGTGGAGACATCTTGTGGGCATCCGTTTCCAATAACTCCattatttctgttgtttctttgCTGAAGCAGTGTTCATTTGGGGTGAAAGGAAAG GGTCAATTTAAGGATGAATTTGTCACTGCTGGAGGCATCCCACTATCTGAG ATCTCGTTGAACACCATGGAAAGCAGGAAACAACCGAATCTATTCTTTGCAGGAGAG GTATTGAATGTTGATGGAGTAACTGGTGGGTTCAACTTTCAG AATGCTTGGTCGGGTGGGTACATTGCTGGAACAACTATAGGTAAATTAGCTTTAGATTCCTCCTCAGAAATGGAAGCTGTTTGA
- the LOC122076794 gene encoding uncharacterized protein YtfP isoform X2, whose product MRSALARFQFHFGGSLETANIFRSNGGFLFPGRGRRFIASSTSRAQQGNEQLLVVVGGGAAGIYGAIRAKTVAPHLGVMVIEKGKPLSKVKISGGGRCNVTNGHCADKMILAEHYPRGNKEFRGSFFSMHGPWDTISWFSDHGVELKTEDDGRVFPVSDSSSSVIDCLLFELKIIGVLLQTGKSVTNVSTTVGGKYIIKIEKRTSDPIEYVEADYLLIASGSSRQGYTLATQLGHSIVDPVPSLFTFKIEDAQLAELAGVTFPKVKAKLKLENVQRQIPQLTQVGPMLITHWGLSGPVILRLSAWGARDLFSSAYEGILFVDFIPDLHLENAKSILFQHKDQFAKQKALNSFPPDFGLVKRFWKYILEREHISGDILWASVSNNSIISVVSLLKQCSFGVKGKGQFKDEFVTAGGIPLSEISLNTMESRKQPNLFFAGEVLNVDGVTGGFNFQNAWSGGYIAGTTIGKLALDSSSEMEAV is encoded by the exons ATGAGGTCCGCCTTGGCGCGCTTCCAATTCCATTTTGGAGGTTCTTTAGAGACTGCGAATATATTCAGAAGTAATGGAGGATTCCTCTTCCCCGGCAGAGGGAGAAGATTTATTGCCTCAAGCACCTCGAGGGCTCAACAG GGAAATGAACAATTGTTGGTGGTAGTTGGAGGTGGTGCAGCTGGAATTTATGGCGCTAtcagagctaaaactgtggcaCCTCATTTGGGCGTGATGGTTATTGAGAAAGGGAAGCCTCTGTCGAAG GTAAAAATTTCTGGAGGAGGTCGATGCAATGTAACGAATGGGCATTGTGCAGACAAAATG ATTTTAGCAGAACATTACCCTAGGGGTAACAAGGAATTTCGAGGCTCTTTCTTCAGCATGCATGGACCGTGGGACACAATCTCTTGGTTTTCTGATCATGGGGTTGAGCTTAAG ACTGAGGATGATGGAAGGGTATTTCCTGTCAGTGACAGTTCATCTTCTGTCATTGACTGCCTTCTGTTTGAGTTGAAGATAATAGGAG TTTTACTACAGACGGGCAAATCAGTGACAAATGTGTCTACGACTGTTGGTGGGAAGTATATTATCAAGATTGAGAAACGTACTAGTGATCCTATTGAGTATGTTGAAGCTGATTATTTATTGATTGCAAGTGGGAGTAGTCGGCAG GGCTACACTCTTGCCACCCAACTTGGTCATTCAATTGTAGATCCAGTACCAAGTTTATTCACTTTCAAGATTGAGGATGCACAGTTGGCAGAGTTGGCTGGG GTCACCTTCCCTAAAGTTAAAGCAAAGCTAAAATTAGAAAATGTCCAAAGGCAGATACCCCAACTTACACAG GTTGGGCCCATGTTAATCACCCACTGGGGACTTAGTGGGCCAGTGATTCTCCGTTTATCTGCTTGGGGGGCACGTGATCTTTTCAGTTCAGCTTATGAGG GAATACTCTTTGTAGACTTTATCCCTGATCTACATTTGGAAAATGCAAAGTCCATCCTTTTTCAACACAAAGATCAGTTTGCA AAGCAAAAGGCTCTAAATTCATTTCCTCCGGACTTTGgcttggtgaagagattttggAAATATATTTTGGAACGCGAG CATATAAGTGGAGACATCTTGTGGGCATCCGTTTCCAATAACTCCattatttctgttgtttctttgCTGAAGCAGTGTTCATTTGGGGTGAAAGGAAAG GGTCAATTTAAGGATGAATTTGTCACTGCTGGAGGCATCCCACTATCTGAG ATCTCGTTGAACACCATGGAAAGCAGGAAACAACCGAATCTATTCTTTGCAGGAGAG GTATTGAATGTTGATGGAGTAACTGGTGGGTTCAACTTTCAG AATGCTTGGTCGGGTGGGTACATTGCTGGAACAACTATAGGTAAATTAGCTTTAGATTCCTCCTCAGAAATGGAAGCTGTTTGA
- the LOC122076794 gene encoding uncharacterized protein YtfP isoform X8: MRSALARFQFHFGGSLETANIFRSNGGFLFPGRGRRFIASSTSRAQQGNEQLLVVVGGGAAGIYGAIRAKTVAPHLGVMVIEKGKPLSKVKISGGGRCNVTNGHCADKMILAEHYPRGNKEFRGSFFSMHGPWDTISWFSDHGVELKTEDDGRVFPVSDSSSSVIDCLLFELKIIGVLLQTGKSVTNVSTTVGGKYIIKIEKRTSDPIEYVEADYLLIASGSSRQWIFLWSQGYTLATQLGHSIVDPVPSLFTFKIEDAQLAELAGKQKALNSFPPDFGLVKRFWKYILEREHISGDILWASVSNNSIISVVSLLKQCSFGVKGKGQFKDEFVTAGGIPLSEISLNTMESRKQPNLFFAGEVLNVDGVTGGFNFQNAWSGGYIAGTTIGKLALDSSSEMEAV; the protein is encoded by the exons ATGAGGTCCGCCTTGGCGCGCTTCCAATTCCATTTTGGAGGTTCTTTAGAGACTGCGAATATATTCAGAAGTAATGGAGGATTCCTCTTCCCCGGCAGAGGGAGAAGATTTATTGCCTCAAGCACCTCGAGGGCTCAACAG GGAAATGAACAATTGTTGGTGGTAGTTGGAGGTGGTGCAGCTGGAATTTATGGCGCTAtcagagctaaaactgtggcaCCTCATTTGGGCGTGATGGTTATTGAGAAAGGGAAGCCTCTGTCGAAG GTAAAAATTTCTGGAGGAGGTCGATGCAATGTAACGAATGGGCATTGTGCAGACAAAATG ATTTTAGCAGAACATTACCCTAGGGGTAACAAGGAATTTCGAGGCTCTTTCTTCAGCATGCATGGACCGTGGGACACAATCTCTTGGTTTTCTGATCATGGGGTTGAGCTTAAG ACTGAGGATGATGGAAGGGTATTTCCTGTCAGTGACAGTTCATCTTCTGTCATTGACTGCCTTCTGTTTGAGTTGAAGATAATAGGAG TTTTACTACAGACGGGCAAATCAGTGACAAATGTGTCTACGACTGTTGGTGGGAAGTATATTATCAAGATTGAGAAACGTACTAGTGATCCTATTGAGTATGTTGAAGCTGATTATTTATTGATTGCAAGTGGGAGTAGTCGGCAG TGGATTTTTCTATGGTCACAGGGCTACACTCTTGCCACCCAACTTGGTCATTCAATTGTAGATCCAGTACCAAGTTTATTCACTTTCAAGATTGAGGATGCACAGTTGGCAGAGTTGGCTGGG AAGCAAAAGGCTCTAAATTCATTTCCTCCGGACTTTGgcttggtgaagagattttggAAATATATTTTGGAACGCGAG CATATAAGTGGAGACATCTTGTGGGCATCCGTTTCCAATAACTCCattatttctgttgtttctttgCTGAAGCAGTGTTCATTTGGGGTGAAAGGAAAG GGTCAATTTAAGGATGAATTTGTCACTGCTGGAGGCATCCCACTATCTGAG ATCTCGTTGAACACCATGGAAAGCAGGAAACAACCGAATCTATTCTTTGCAGGAGAG GTATTGAATGTTGATGGAGTAACTGGTGGGTTCAACTTTCAG AATGCTTGGTCGGGTGGGTACATTGCTGGAACAACTATAGGTAAATTAGCTTTAGATTCCTCCTCAGAAATGGAAGCTGTTTGA
- the LOC122076794 gene encoding uncharacterized protein YtfP isoform X4: MRSALARFQFHFGGSLETANIFRSNGGFLFPGRGRRFIASSTSRAQQGNEQLLVVVGGGAAGIYGAIRAKTVAPHLGVMVIEKGKPLSKVKISGGGRCNVTNGHCADKMILAEHYPRGNKEFRGSFFSMHGPWDTISWFSDHGVELKTEDDGRVFPVSDSSSSVIDCLLFELKIIGVLLQTGKSVTNVSTTVGGKYIIKIEKRTSDPIEYVEADYLLIASGSSRQWIFLWSQGYTLATQLGHSIVDPVPSLFTFKIEDAQLAELAGVGPMLITHWGLSGPVILRLSAWGARDLFSSAYEGILFVDFIPDLHLENAKSILFQHKDQFAKQKALNSFPPDFGLVKRFWKYILEREHISGDILWASVSNNSIISVVSLLKQCSFGVKGKGQFKDEFVTAGGIPLSEISLNTMESRKQPNLFFAGEVLNVDGVTGGFNFQNAWSGGYIAGTTIGKLALDSSSEMEAV, encoded by the exons ATGAGGTCCGCCTTGGCGCGCTTCCAATTCCATTTTGGAGGTTCTTTAGAGACTGCGAATATATTCAGAAGTAATGGAGGATTCCTCTTCCCCGGCAGAGGGAGAAGATTTATTGCCTCAAGCACCTCGAGGGCTCAACAG GGAAATGAACAATTGTTGGTGGTAGTTGGAGGTGGTGCAGCTGGAATTTATGGCGCTAtcagagctaaaactgtggcaCCTCATTTGGGCGTGATGGTTATTGAGAAAGGGAAGCCTCTGTCGAAG GTAAAAATTTCTGGAGGAGGTCGATGCAATGTAACGAATGGGCATTGTGCAGACAAAATG ATTTTAGCAGAACATTACCCTAGGGGTAACAAGGAATTTCGAGGCTCTTTCTTCAGCATGCATGGACCGTGGGACACAATCTCTTGGTTTTCTGATCATGGGGTTGAGCTTAAG ACTGAGGATGATGGAAGGGTATTTCCTGTCAGTGACAGTTCATCTTCTGTCATTGACTGCCTTCTGTTTGAGTTGAAGATAATAGGAG TTTTACTACAGACGGGCAAATCAGTGACAAATGTGTCTACGACTGTTGGTGGGAAGTATATTATCAAGATTGAGAAACGTACTAGTGATCCTATTGAGTATGTTGAAGCTGATTATTTATTGATTGCAAGTGGGAGTAGTCGGCAG TGGATTTTTCTATGGTCACAGGGCTACACTCTTGCCACCCAACTTGGTCATTCAATTGTAGATCCAGTACCAAGTTTATTCACTTTCAAGATTGAGGATGCACAGTTGGCAGAGTTGGCTGGG GTTGGGCCCATGTTAATCACCCACTGGGGACTTAGTGGGCCAGTGATTCTCCGTTTATCTGCTTGGGGGGCACGTGATCTTTTCAGTTCAGCTTATGAGG GAATACTCTTTGTAGACTTTATCCCTGATCTACATTTGGAAAATGCAAAGTCCATCCTTTTTCAACACAAAGATCAGTTTGCA AAGCAAAAGGCTCTAAATTCATTTCCTCCGGACTTTGgcttggtgaagagattttggAAATATATTTTGGAACGCGAG CATATAAGTGGAGACATCTTGTGGGCATCCGTTTCCAATAACTCCattatttctgttgtttctttgCTGAAGCAGTGTTCATTTGGGGTGAAAGGAAAG GGTCAATTTAAGGATGAATTTGTCACTGCTGGAGGCATCCCACTATCTGAG ATCTCGTTGAACACCATGGAAAGCAGGAAACAACCGAATCTATTCTTTGCAGGAGAG GTATTGAATGTTGATGGAGTAACTGGTGGGTTCAACTTTCAG AATGCTTGGTCGGGTGGGTACATTGCTGGAACAACTATAGGTAAATTAGCTTTAGATTCCTCCTCAGAAATGGAAGCTGTTTGA
- the LOC122076794 gene encoding uncharacterized protein YtfP isoform X5 translates to MRSALARFQFHFGGSLETANIFRSNGGFLFPGRGRRFIASSTSRAQQGNEQLLVVVGGGAAGIYGAIRAKTVAPHLGVMVIEKGKPLSKVKISGGGRCNVTNGHCADKMILAEHYPRGNKEFRGSFFSMHGPWDTISWFSDHGVELKTEDDGRVFPVSDSSSSVIDCLLFELKIIGVLLQTGKSVTNVSTTVGGKYIIKIEKRTSDPIEYVEADYLLIASGSSRQGYTLATQLGHSIVDPVPSLFTFKIEDAQLAELAGVGPMLITHWGLSGPVILRLSAWGARDLFSSAYEGILFVDFIPDLHLENAKSILFQHKDQFAKQKALNSFPPDFGLVKRFWKYILEREHISGDILWASVSNNSIISVVSLLKQCSFGVKGKGQFKDEFVTAGGIPLSEISLNTMESRKQPNLFFAGEVLNVDGVTGGFNFQNAWSGGYIAGTTIGKLALDSSSEMEAV, encoded by the exons ATGAGGTCCGCCTTGGCGCGCTTCCAATTCCATTTTGGAGGTTCTTTAGAGACTGCGAATATATTCAGAAGTAATGGAGGATTCCTCTTCCCCGGCAGAGGGAGAAGATTTATTGCCTCAAGCACCTCGAGGGCTCAACAG GGAAATGAACAATTGTTGGTGGTAGTTGGAGGTGGTGCAGCTGGAATTTATGGCGCTAtcagagctaaaactgtggcaCCTCATTTGGGCGTGATGGTTATTGAGAAAGGGAAGCCTCTGTCGAAG GTAAAAATTTCTGGAGGAGGTCGATGCAATGTAACGAATGGGCATTGTGCAGACAAAATG ATTTTAGCAGAACATTACCCTAGGGGTAACAAGGAATTTCGAGGCTCTTTCTTCAGCATGCATGGACCGTGGGACACAATCTCTTGGTTTTCTGATCATGGGGTTGAGCTTAAG ACTGAGGATGATGGAAGGGTATTTCCTGTCAGTGACAGTTCATCTTCTGTCATTGACTGCCTTCTGTTTGAGTTGAAGATAATAGGAG TTTTACTACAGACGGGCAAATCAGTGACAAATGTGTCTACGACTGTTGGTGGGAAGTATATTATCAAGATTGAGAAACGTACTAGTGATCCTATTGAGTATGTTGAAGCTGATTATTTATTGATTGCAAGTGGGAGTAGTCGGCAG GGCTACACTCTTGCCACCCAACTTGGTCATTCAATTGTAGATCCAGTACCAAGTTTATTCACTTTCAAGATTGAGGATGCACAGTTGGCAGAGTTGGCTGGG GTTGGGCCCATGTTAATCACCCACTGGGGACTTAGTGGGCCAGTGATTCTCCGTTTATCTGCTTGGGGGGCACGTGATCTTTTCAGTTCAGCTTATGAGG GAATACTCTTTGTAGACTTTATCCCTGATCTACATTTGGAAAATGCAAAGTCCATCCTTTTTCAACACAAAGATCAGTTTGCA AAGCAAAAGGCTCTAAATTCATTTCCTCCGGACTTTGgcttggtgaagagattttggAAATATATTTTGGAACGCGAG CATATAAGTGGAGACATCTTGTGGGCATCCGTTTCCAATAACTCCattatttctgttgtttctttgCTGAAGCAGTGTTCATTTGGGGTGAAAGGAAAG GGTCAATTTAAGGATGAATTTGTCACTGCTGGAGGCATCCCACTATCTGAG ATCTCGTTGAACACCATGGAAAGCAGGAAACAACCGAATCTATTCTTTGCAGGAGAG GTATTGAATGTTGATGGAGTAACTGGTGGGTTCAACTTTCAG AATGCTTGGTCGGGTGGGTACATTGCTGGAACAACTATAGGTAAATTAGCTTTAGATTCCTCCTCAGAAATGGAAGCTGTTTGA
- the LOC122076794 gene encoding uncharacterized protein YtfP isoform X1, which translates to MRSALARFQFHFGGSLETANIFRSNGGFLFPGRGRRFIASSTSRAQQGNEQLLVVVGGGAAGIYGAIRAKTVAPHLGVMVIEKGKPLSKVKISGGGRCNVTNGHCADKMILAEHYPRGNKEFRGSFFSMHGPWDTISWFSDHGVELKTEDDGRVFPVSDSSSSVIDCLLFELKIIGVLLQTGKSVTNVSTTVGGKYIIKIEKRTSDPIEYVEADYLLIASGSSRQWIFLWSQGYTLATQLGHSIVDPVPSLFTFKIEDAQLAELAGVTFPKVKAKLKLENVQRQIPQLTQVGPMLITHWGLSGPVILRLSAWGARDLFSSAYEGILFVDFIPDLHLENAKSILFQHKDQFAKQKALNSFPPDFGLVKRFWKYILEREHISGDILWASVSNNSIISVVSLLKQCSFGVKGKGQFKDEFVTAGGIPLSEISLNTMESRKQPNLFFAGEVLNVDGVTGGFNFQNAWSGGYIAGTTIGKLALDSSSEMEAV; encoded by the exons ATGAGGTCCGCCTTGGCGCGCTTCCAATTCCATTTTGGAGGTTCTTTAGAGACTGCGAATATATTCAGAAGTAATGGAGGATTCCTCTTCCCCGGCAGAGGGAGAAGATTTATTGCCTCAAGCACCTCGAGGGCTCAACAG GGAAATGAACAATTGTTGGTGGTAGTTGGAGGTGGTGCAGCTGGAATTTATGGCGCTAtcagagctaaaactgtggcaCCTCATTTGGGCGTGATGGTTATTGAGAAAGGGAAGCCTCTGTCGAAG GTAAAAATTTCTGGAGGAGGTCGATGCAATGTAACGAATGGGCATTGTGCAGACAAAATG ATTTTAGCAGAACATTACCCTAGGGGTAACAAGGAATTTCGAGGCTCTTTCTTCAGCATGCATGGACCGTGGGACACAATCTCTTGGTTTTCTGATCATGGGGTTGAGCTTAAG ACTGAGGATGATGGAAGGGTATTTCCTGTCAGTGACAGTTCATCTTCTGTCATTGACTGCCTTCTGTTTGAGTTGAAGATAATAGGAG TTTTACTACAGACGGGCAAATCAGTGACAAATGTGTCTACGACTGTTGGTGGGAAGTATATTATCAAGATTGAGAAACGTACTAGTGATCCTATTGAGTATGTTGAAGCTGATTATTTATTGATTGCAAGTGGGAGTAGTCGGCAG TGGATTTTTCTATGGTCACAGGGCTACACTCTTGCCACCCAACTTGGTCATTCAATTGTAGATCCAGTACCAAGTTTATTCACTTTCAAGATTGAGGATGCACAGTTGGCAGAGTTGGCTGGG GTCACCTTCCCTAAAGTTAAAGCAAAGCTAAAATTAGAAAATGTCCAAAGGCAGATACCCCAACTTACACAG GTTGGGCCCATGTTAATCACCCACTGGGGACTTAGTGGGCCAGTGATTCTCCGTTTATCTGCTTGGGGGGCACGTGATCTTTTCAGTTCAGCTTATGAGG GAATACTCTTTGTAGACTTTATCCCTGATCTACATTTGGAAAATGCAAAGTCCATCCTTTTTCAACACAAAGATCAGTTTGCA AAGCAAAAGGCTCTAAATTCATTTCCTCCGGACTTTGgcttggtgaagagattttggAAATATATTTTGGAACGCGAG CATATAAGTGGAGACATCTTGTGGGCATCCGTTTCCAATAACTCCattatttctgttgtttctttgCTGAAGCAGTGTTCATTTGGGGTGAAAGGAAAG GGTCAATTTAAGGATGAATTTGTCACTGCTGGAGGCATCCCACTATCTGAG ATCTCGTTGAACACCATGGAAAGCAGGAAACAACCGAATCTATTCTTTGCAGGAGAG GTATTGAATGTTGATGGAGTAACTGGTGGGTTCAACTTTCAG AATGCTTGGTCGGGTGGGTACATTGCTGGAACAACTATAGGTAAATTAGCTTTAGATTCCTCCTCAGAAATGGAAGCTGTTTGA